In Sporichthya polymorpha DSM 43042, a genomic segment contains:
- a CDS encoding LysM domain-containing protein translates to MVMLAAFVVGPPVALLTFVGNPMPEQAVVGGRLTDDAVIGMLAAVVWIAWAQFALAVLTEVAAAARSAPLPRSIPLSGPHQQLARHLVLAASFLLAGGVTLTAPAATAVATPTTALTAPCVPDAAAAPARAIELPTVHPPGSASPPAENRDRTAAEATVPPQRIKQPDPQAQDRSPDLPAGRWYVVQPPHGSHHDTLWDIAERHLGDGLRWREIYDLNRGRPQPGGGELHLPRLIHPGWRLLLPPDATGLPEPEQPRSTRPAAAAKPHATTALSAADDLPDTVVGPGNAEVVERVAPPADGDRAGRTARAPTDTTNDPTDAESPIAVGALTLGLSAIACAGLTAELARRRRRAQRFRRPGERLRAPAEDAAALERRLRTANAATAIAGLRQALHQLAETRHATGQQLPDLQVVRINPARATLHLAADDPDPPGPFTPVDARTWAIDLTDGTEASGVSQEIEDPVDPCPALVAVGVSDSEVVLVNLEAAATLRILGPASEATAILHAIAAEAGTSNLTQSAEIVLSGIPSALENVVDAGRTRGLAPTLARRWAAARQRDIAALLSEAGLADLLAARARQVLSDTWAPGILIEGETASGDGSADQPRTGLSLVPYRGCSLITTHPAAEGEPPGWTLTPTDTAWRLEPLGIDLDPQRLDRAQLTTAGDLLDITVEPAPTSPLPGPVVLAD, encoded by the coding sequence TTGGTGATGCTGGCCGCGTTTGTCGTGGGACCCCCTGTGGCTCTGCTCACCTTTGTTGGCAACCCGATGCCCGAGCAGGCGGTCGTCGGCGGCCGGCTCACCGACGACGCGGTGATCGGCATGCTCGCCGCCGTCGTATGGATCGCGTGGGCGCAGTTCGCTCTCGCCGTCCTCACCGAGGTCGCCGCCGCTGCTCGCAGCGCCCCCCTGCCCCGATCCATCCCGCTCAGCGGCCCGCACCAGCAGCTTGCCCGCCACCTCGTACTCGCCGCTTCGTTCCTGCTCGCGGGCGGCGTGACGCTGACCGCGCCGGCCGCCACGGCGGTCGCGACACCGACCACCGCCCTCACGGCACCCTGCGTCCCCGACGCAGCGGCCGCCCCAGCCCGTGCGATCGAGCTCCCGACAGTGCACCCGCCAGGGAGCGCGTCGCCCCCGGCCGAGAACCGGGACCGTACGGCCGCCGAGGCCACAGTCCCGCCGCAGCGGATCAAGCAACCGGATCCGCAGGCACAGGACAGGTCGCCGGACCTGCCTGCGGGGCGCTGGTATGTCGTGCAACCGCCGCACGGCTCGCACCACGACACGCTCTGGGACATCGCCGAACGCCACCTCGGCGACGGTCTGCGCTGGCGCGAAATCTACGACCTCAACCGAGGCCGCCCGCAGCCTGGCGGTGGTGAGCTGCACCTGCCGCGACTCATCCATCCGGGCTGGCGCCTGCTGCTTCCGCCGGACGCCACAGGGCTGCCCGAACCCGAGCAACCCCGGAGCACCCGCCCTGCCGCGGCGGCGAAACCCCACGCCACGACCGCCCTCTCCGCGGCCGACGACCTCCCCGACACCGTCGTCGGACCCGGCAATGCGGAGGTCGTCGAGCGGGTCGCCCCGCCCGCCGACGGCGACCGCGCCGGCCGAACCGCGCGAGCCCCGACCGACACGACCAACGACCCGACCGACGCCGAGTCTCCCATCGCGGTCGGCGCGCTCACCCTCGGCCTGAGCGCGATCGCGTGTGCCGGACTAACCGCGGAACTGGCCCGCCGACGCCGGCGCGCACAACGGTTCCGCCGACCGGGCGAACGACTCCGGGCGCCGGCAGAGGACGCCGCGGCGCTCGAACGGCGGCTGCGCACCGCCAACGCCGCGACCGCCATCGCCGGGCTCCGGCAGGCGCTGCACCAGCTCGCCGAAACGCGTCACGCCACCGGCCAGCAGCTGCCGGATCTGCAGGTCGTCCGAATCAATCCCGCTCGCGCCACGCTGCACCTCGCCGCCGACGATCCCGACCCGCCCGGACCGTTCACGCCGGTCGATGCCCGCACCTGGGCTATTGACCTCACCGACGGCACCGAGGCATCCGGCGTGAGTCAGGAGATCGAGGACCCGGTCGACCCGTGCCCGGCACTGGTCGCCGTCGGGGTCAGCGACAGCGAGGTCGTGCTCGTCAACCTCGAAGCCGCCGCCACGCTGCGGATTCTTGGTCCCGCGAGCGAGGCCACCGCGATCCTGCACGCCATCGCAGCCGAAGCCGGCACGAGCAATCTCACCCAGAGCGCGGAGATTGTGCTCAGTGGGATCCCATCCGCGCTGGAGAACGTCGTCGACGCCGGACGAACCCGTGGCCTCGCGCCCACGCTGGCGCGACGATGGGCAGCTGCCCGCCAACGCGACATCGCAGCGCTCCTCAGCGAAGCCGGCCTTGCCGACCTGCTCGCAGCCCGCGCCCGGCAAGTCCTCTCGGACACCTGGGCTCCCGGGATCCTCATCGAAGGCGAGACCGCCTCGGGCGACGGTTCCGCCGACCAACCGCGAACGGGCCTCTCCCTCGTGCCGTACCGCGGTTGCTCCCTCATCACCACCCACCCTGCCGCCGAGGGCGAGCCGCCGGGATGGACGCTCACGCCGACGGACACGGCATGGCGGCTAGAGCCGCTCGGCATCGACCTCGACCCGCAACGCCTCGACCGGGCGCAGCTGACCACGGCAGGCGACCTGCTGGACATCACGGTCGAGCCGGCTCCCACATCTCCACTGCCCGGCCCAGTCGTCCTGGCGGAC
- a CDS encoding pilus assembly protein TadG-related protein, producing the protein MTLHTVPPAPTRPTPVATRADRRRSGHDDEGSITPFVVVLTSALLAMAGLVVDGGYALAAKQDARSAAEQAARAGADVLARDAALRGGELRLDPAAARAAAERHLTVSGREGDVRVIGQTVTVTVRITRSTAILSAVGIDTLTARATASARGLTGIDREEPLPAIPAGEETP; encoded by the coding sequence ATGACCCTCCACACCGTGCCCCCCGCCCCAACCCGTCCGACTCCCGTCGCTACTCGAGCAGACCGCCGACGGTCGGGGCACGACGACGAGGGCAGCATCACCCCGTTCGTCGTCGTCCTCACCTCAGCCCTGCTCGCGATGGCCGGTCTCGTCGTGGACGGCGGGTACGCCCTCGCGGCGAAGCAGGACGCGCGATCCGCCGCCGAGCAGGCCGCCCGCGCCGGTGCCGACGTCCTGGCCCGCGACGCGGCACTCCGCGGCGGCGAGCTCCGGTTGGACCCGGCCGCCGCGCGCGCGGCGGCCGAACGCCACCTCACCGTCAGCGGCCGCGAGGGCGACGTGCGCGTGATCGGCCAGACCGTGACCGTTACCGTCCGCATCACCCGATCCACGGCCATCCTCTCCGCCGTCGGGATCGACACCCTCACCGCGCGCGCCACCGCCTCCGCCCGCGGACTCACCGGCATCGACCGTGAAGAACCCCTGCCCGCCATTCCCGCGGGGGAGGAGACGCCATGA
- a CDS encoding TadE/TadG family type IV pilus assembly protein: protein MIPSRGRPVHVDSGNDTGADDRERGSIAVELVILAPLLIALLVLVVGLGRIAQTRGQVDAAASDAARAASLTRTAATAELAGENAARANLGDRCQALDVHIDTTALRPGGEVAARVRCVISLARLGLAGFPGSRAFTATVHVPIDRYRGAHG from the coding sequence GTGATCCCGAGCAGGGGCCGACCCGTCCACGTTGACAGCGGCAACGACACCGGCGCCGACGATCGGGAGCGGGGCTCGATCGCCGTTGAACTGGTGATCCTCGCGCCGCTGTTGATCGCGCTGCTGGTACTCGTGGTCGGGCTCGGGAGGATCGCCCAGACCCGAGGTCAGGTCGACGCCGCCGCGTCCGATGCCGCCCGGGCCGCCTCCCTCACCCGCACGGCCGCCACCGCCGAGCTGGCCGGCGAAAACGCGGCGCGCGCCAACTTGGGCGACCGGTGCCAGGCCCTGGACGTGCACATCGACACCACCGCGTTGCGTCCCGGTGGCGAGGTCGCCGCGCGAGTTCGCTGCGTGATCTCCCTGGCCCGGCTGGGACTGGCCGGCTTCCCCGGGTCACGGGCGTTTACCGCCACCGTGCATGTCCCGATCGACCGGTACCGAGGAGCCCACGGATGA
- a CDS encoding TadE/TadG family type IV pilus assembly protein: MLAATATFRAERRSRGRRDATAPRDAGTSSVELVITMPALLLAVLMVLQFGLVAHAQHVAAAAARDGVQAARAYGGTDQDGRQHATDSLEDLGPTILRDPSVEVTRTSGDVIVTVSGHATSILGGLFSFGIHEQARGEIERFIPATSAATSGGAP, translated from the coding sequence ATGCTCGCCGCCACCGCGACGTTCAGGGCGGAGCGTCGGTCCCGAGGCCGGCGGGACGCGACCGCGCCACGGGACGCGGGGACGAGCAGCGTCGAGCTCGTCATCACCATGCCGGCCCTGCTGCTCGCTGTCCTGATGGTCCTTCAGTTCGGGCTGGTGGCCCATGCCCAGCACGTCGCCGCCGCAGCCGCCCGCGACGGAGTGCAGGCCGCCCGCGCCTACGGCGGCACCGACCAGGACGGCCGGCAACACGCCACCGACAGCCTCGAGGATCTCGGCCCGACCATCCTGCGCGACCCCTCCGTCGAAGTCACCCGCACCTCCGGCGACGTCATCGTCACCGTGTCCGGGCACGCCACCTCGATCCTGGGCGGCCTGTTCAGCTTTGGCATCCACGAGCAGGCCCGCGGAGAAATCGAGCGGTTCATCCCCGCCACCTCGGCCGCCACATCGGGAGGTGCCCCGTGA
- a CDS encoding type II secretion system F family protein: MSAAIVVFAALGASVVALIALLAPARPSLAVAVGRLDAARTSHTPATDPSVTAAFTAVTRAGRQARLGRLLLVRLGPLIRPGRSPHGPAGLRDADLAVTGRSRDLLLGRAVLTGLAAFCLLPSFALLLAPTGLVLPTPVLLIGAPAAAIGGFLLPGLDLRREADRRRREFRHALSCYLDLVAMCLAGGRGVPQALPEAAALSDGWAHRMLGDALASARLAGISPWRGLGRLGEQIDVPELRELAGSLTLVGDHGARVRDTLSARAATLRRRAITDAEGHAAQADQNMRIAQVLLAFGFLILIAYPALAAVLST; this comes from the coding sequence ATGAGCGCCGCGATCGTGGTCTTCGCAGCCCTGGGCGCGTCGGTGGTCGCCCTGATCGCGCTGCTCGCGCCGGCGCGGCCGAGCCTGGCGGTCGCCGTCGGCCGCCTCGACGCCGCCCGCACGTCCCACACACCGGCCACCGACCCCAGCGTGACCGCCGCGTTCACCGCCGTCACGCGGGCTGGTCGTCAGGCCCGGCTCGGGCGCCTGCTCCTCGTGCGCCTGGGCCCACTGATCCGGCCGGGCCGTTCCCCCCACGGCCCGGCCGGGTTACGTGACGCCGACCTGGCCGTCACCGGCCGCAGCCGCGACCTGCTGCTCGGGCGGGCGGTCCTCACCGGGCTGGCCGCCTTCTGCCTCCTCCCGAGCTTCGCGCTGCTGCTTGCCCCGACCGGACTCGTCCTGCCCACGCCGGTGCTGCTGATCGGGGCACCGGCCGCGGCAATCGGCGGCTTCCTGCTGCCCGGCCTCGACCTGCGTCGCGAGGCCGACCGGCGGCGCCGCGAGTTCCGCCACGCTCTGTCCTGCTACCTCGACCTGGTCGCCATGTGTCTGGCCGGTGGACGGGGAGTACCTCAGGCATTGCCCGAGGCCGCTGCCCTCTCCGACGGGTGGGCGCACCGGATGCTGGGCGACGCGCTGGCCTCGGCCCGCCTCGCCGGTATCAGCCCCTGGCGGGGCCTGGGTCGCCTCGGCGAGCAGATCGACGTGCCCGAGCTGCGCGAGCTGGCCGGCAGCCTCACCCTCGTCGGCGACCACGGCGCCCGTGTCCGCGACACCCTCTCCGCCCGCGCCGCCACCCTGCGCCGACGCGCCATCACCGACGCCGAAGGCCACGCCGCCCAGGCCGATCAGAACATGCGGATCGCCCAGGTCCTGCTCGCCTTCGGGTTCCTCATCCTCATCGCCTACCCCGCCCTCGCCGCGGTCCTCAGCACGTGA
- a CDS encoding type II secretion system F family protein, producing MEARTLLAIGVFGGLGAAVWFLAVACLTPEADWRRPVRMPAHLVSPRVAAALAVGLGTAVLTRWPVAALAAGALVWFWPHLMGTGAAPRDAISRLEALAGWTESLKDVIAGAIGLDEAIPATAPLAPAPIRGEVERLAERLRAREPLPAALRAFADDLDDPSADLVVAALMLNARLRGPGLRATLDALATSARDELDMRRRVEAGRKALRTGVRIIVGVTVGFVGLLAALNSAYLDPYDTFTGQLVLVGVTAVFGAAFAWLRALADADGPPRLLAVEPARTAP from the coding sequence GTGGAGGCGCGCACGTTGCTCGCGATCGGGGTGTTCGGCGGCCTCGGTGCCGCAGTGTGGTTCCTGGCTGTGGCCTGCCTGACACCGGAGGCAGACTGGCGGCGTCCGGTCCGGATGCCCGCCCACCTGGTCAGCCCGCGAGTAGCCGCGGCGCTGGCCGTCGGGCTCGGTACCGCGGTGCTGACCCGCTGGCCGGTCGCCGCACTCGCTGCCGGCGCCCTGGTCTGGTTCTGGCCCCACCTGATGGGAACCGGGGCCGCCCCCCGGGACGCGATCTCCCGGCTGGAGGCATTGGCCGGCTGGACCGAGAGCCTCAAGGACGTCATCGCCGGAGCGATCGGCCTGGACGAGGCGATTCCCGCGACCGCGCCACTGGCGCCCGCCCCCATCCGCGGCGAGGTCGAACGCCTCGCCGAACGCCTCCGCGCCCGCGAACCGCTGCCCGCCGCGCTGCGGGCCTTCGCCGACGACCTCGACGACCCCTCGGCCGACCTGGTCGTGGCCGCGCTGATGCTCAACGCCCGGCTGCGGGGCCCGGGCCTGCGCGCGACCCTGGACGCGCTGGCGACCTCCGCGCGCGACGAACTCGACATGCGACGCCGGGTCGAGGCCGGCCGCAAGGCGCTGCGCACCGGGGTACGGATCATCGTCGGCGTCACCGTCGGGTTCGTCGGCCTGCTGGCCGCGCTCAACTCCGCCTACCTCGATCCCTACGACACCTTTACCGGGCAACTCGTCCTCGTCGGAGTCACCGCGGTGTTCGGTGCAGCGTTCGCCTGGCTGCGGGCACTCGCCGACGCCGATGGGCCACCGCGGCTGTTGGCCGTCGAACCCGCGCGGACCGCGCCATGA
- a CDS encoding ATPase, T2SS/T4P/T4SS family, which translates to NSLELGLRAHPELHPDIVELEAAPPNSEGVGAVSMAQLVRRTLRMNPDRVIVGEVLGPEVVTMLNAMSQGNDGSLSTIHARTPRGVFDRIATYARQAEERLDIDATHQLIAGGEGGSGALDFVVFCRKTRSATTEGAGVRRTVSTVLEVNGFDHRVQSSEIFAPGPDGRATRCAGVPIRCLDDLVACGYDPGPPGT; encoded by the coding sequence AGAACAGCCTCGAGCTCGGCTTGCGCGCCCACCCCGAGCTGCACCCCGACATCGTCGAACTCGAAGCCGCCCCACCGAACAGCGAAGGCGTCGGCGCGGTGAGCATGGCGCAACTGGTGCGCCGAACCCTGCGGATGAACCCGGACCGGGTCATCGTCGGCGAGGTCCTGGGCCCCGAGGTCGTCACCATGCTCAACGCGATGAGCCAAGGCAATGACGGGTCCCTGTCCACCATCCACGCCCGCACCCCGCGCGGGGTGTTCGACCGGATCGCCACCTACGCCCGCCAGGCCGAGGAACGCCTCGACATCGACGCCACCCACCAGCTCATCGCCGGCGGCGAAGGCGGAAGCGGCGCCCTGGACTTCGTGGTGTTCTGCCGCAAGACCCGCAGCGCCACCACCGAAGGCGCAGGGGTACGGCGGACCGTGTCGACCGTGCTGGAGGTCAACGGGTTCGACCATCGGGTGCAGTCGAGCGAGATTTTCGCGCCGGGGCCCGACGGGCGCGCCACGCGATGCGCCGGCGTGCCGATCCGCTGCCTCGATGACCTGGTGGCCTGTGGCTACGACCCCGGGCCTCCAGGCACCTGA
- a CDS encoding DEAD/DEAH box helicase translates to MKILAVERLTDDSASVLYRTESGPVERIVYANAIQHIRAVRPGLAFSFDADANAFLLAAEARRMRLAYLFDPQAALGTSDVQPLPHQLRAVYETMLHKQPLRYVLADDPGAGKTVMAGLLVKELLLRGDAANVMVVSPGVLVDQWDEEMREKFGLEFEMLTRDKVLHEGNPFTRGGLWLARLDVLARNSEGILDKACEIDWDLVIFDEAHKMSATVWGSEIKKTKRYQMAEEIGKHTRNLLLMTATPHSGKEEQFQLFMALLDSDRFEGVAREGSRKVDVDDLMRRLVKEELRTFEGTRLFPERFAFTVKYELSQPEKELYVAVTDYVREEMNRADQIEGDKRRRTAVGFALTTLQRRLASSPAAIHRSIERRKTRLESELREATLYAAVKGDDVDVPEDWDDLDDLTDEEREALEDKAIAGATSARTPEELQTEIAVLDRLLIKSSAVKSSPTYAKWDALRDTLDDNAEMRDDTGARRKVIIFTEHKDTLDDLVARLTQHLGRDDAVITIHGGTKREDRKKAKETFEQNERCVFLIATDAAGEGVNLHRNAHLLINYDLPWNPNRIEQRFGRVHRIGQPNTCFMWSLVAEDTREGDVYARLLEKIEEQRATLGGRVYDVLGQLFQGNALRDLMIAAIREANKPERQRYLTEIVDPKISNGIPELLRANQLVPSAM, encoded by the coding sequence GTGAAGATCCTCGCAGTCGAGCGTCTGACCGACGACTCAGCGAGTGTCCTGTACCGGACCGAGTCGGGACCGGTTGAGCGGATTGTCTACGCCAACGCGATCCAGCACATACGTGCCGTCAGGCCGGGACTGGCTTTCAGCTTCGACGCAGACGCCAACGCCTTCCTCCTCGCCGCCGAGGCGCGCCGCATGCGGCTGGCCTACCTCTTCGATCCGCAGGCCGCGCTCGGCACGAGCGACGTGCAGCCACTCCCGCACCAGCTCCGCGCCGTATACGAGACCATGCTCCACAAGCAGCCGCTGCGCTACGTCCTCGCCGACGACCCCGGTGCCGGCAAGACCGTCATGGCGGGCCTCCTGGTCAAGGAGCTGCTCCTGCGCGGCGACGCCGCCAACGTCATGGTCGTTTCGCCGGGCGTTCTCGTCGACCAGTGGGACGAGGAGATGCGGGAGAAGTTCGGGCTCGAGTTCGAGATGCTCACCCGCGACAAGGTCCTCCACGAAGGCAACCCGTTCACCAGGGGCGGCCTGTGGCTGGCTCGCCTGGACGTCCTGGCCCGCAACAGCGAAGGCATCCTCGACAAGGCGTGCGAGATCGACTGGGACCTCGTGATCTTCGACGAGGCCCACAAGATGTCTGCCACCGTCTGGGGAAGCGAGATCAAGAAGACCAAGCGCTACCAGATGGCCGAGGAGATCGGGAAGCACACCCGCAACCTTCTGCTCATGACTGCCACCCCGCACTCTGGCAAGGAGGAGCAGTTCCAACTCTTCATGGCGTTGCTCGACTCCGACCGCTTCGAAGGCGTCGCCCGCGAGGGCAGCCGCAAAGTCGATGTCGACGACCTGATGCGTCGCCTCGTCAAAGAAGAGCTCCGCACCTTCGAGGGCACGCGTCTGTTCCCTGAGCGGTTCGCTTTCACCGTCAAGTACGAGCTGTCCCAACCCGAGAAAGAGCTCTACGTCGCCGTCACCGACTACGTCCGCGAGGAGATGAACCGCGCCGACCAGATCGAAGGCGACAAACGGCGCCGCACAGCCGTCGGCTTCGCGCTCACCACACTCCAGCGCAGACTCGCCTCGTCACCCGCCGCCATCCACAGGTCGATCGAACGCCGCAAGACACGTCTGGAGTCCGAACTGCGCGAGGCCACCCTGTACGCCGCGGTCAAGGGCGACGACGTCGACGTCCCCGAGGACTGGGACGACCTGGACGACCTCACCGACGAGGAACGCGAAGCCCTGGAGGACAAGGCAATTGCGGGCGCGACCAGCGCGCGCACGCCCGAGGAACTGCAGACCGAGATCGCGGTCCTCGACCGTCTGCTCATCAAGTCCTCGGCCGTCAAGTCCTCGCCGACCTACGCGAAGTGGGACGCCCTGCGCGACACCCTTGACGACAACGCCGAAATGCGTGACGACACGGGGGCACGGCGCAAGGTCATCATCTTCACCGAGCACAAGGACACCCTCGACGACCTCGTGGCGCGCCTGACGCAGCACCTCGGACGCGACGACGCCGTCATCACCATCCACGGCGGCACCAAACGCGAGGACCGGAAGAAGGCCAAGGAGACCTTCGAGCAGAACGAGCGATGCGTCTTTCTGATCGCGACCGACGCCGCGGGGGAGGGCGTCAACCTGCACAGGAACGCCCACCTGCTCATCAACTACGACCTGCCGTGGAACCCCAACCGCATCGAGCAGCGCTTCGGTCGGGTTCACCGCATTGGACAGCCGAACACCTGCTTCATGTGGTCCCTCGTCGCCGAAGACACCCGCGAAGGCGACGTCTACGCCCGGCTCCTCGAGAAAATCGAAGAGCAGCGGGCCACCCTCGGGGGCCGCGTGTACGACGTCCTCGGACAGCTCTTCCAGGGCAATGCGCTTCGAGACTTGATGATCGCCGCGATCCGAGAGGCCAACAAACCCGAACGTCAGCGGTACCTCACCGAGATCGTCGATCCGAAGATCTCCAACGGCATCCCTGAACTACTAAGGGCAAACCAGCTCGTCCCGTCCGCCATG
- a CDS encoding BTAD domain-containing putative transcriptional regulator: PDVTCDWDDFRTRARRGLAAGPAGRADLAAALALVRGRPFLGVNPATYTWAEPDTQDMVSAIVDVAQALADLALAANDYQQARWATARGLAAESFAEGLHRTAAEAAAAAGDHDEAERIIEAYRRSVQDLDADDDIDDTTATSLARHQFG, from the coding sequence CCCTGACGTCACCTGCGACTGGGATGACTTCCGCACTCGCGCCCGCCGTGGCCTCGCCGCCGGACCGGCAGGGCGCGCTGACCTGGCCGCTGCGCTAGCACTGGTCCGCGGCCGCCCGTTCCTCGGGGTCAACCCCGCCACGTACACGTGGGCCGAGCCCGACACCCAGGACATGGTGAGCGCCATCGTGGACGTCGCCCAAGCCCTCGCCGACCTCGCCCTCGCCGCCAACGACTACCAACAGGCCCGATGGGCTACCGCGCGCGGTCTCGCGGCCGAGTCGTTTGCCGAGGGATTGCACCGAACCGCCGCCGAAGCGGCAGCAGCCGCCGGGGACCACGACGAAGCCGAACGCATCATCGAGGCATACCGCCGCTCAGTACAGGACCTCGACGCCGACGACGACATCGACGACACCACCGCGACATCCCTCGCCCGTCACCAGTTCGGATAG
- a CDS encoding SAF domain-containing protein, which translates to MSTQITDAPRAPRNGTSHGSGDDPGRLVGSRPLPTRARRPGLIGAAIALIVGFALTGALLVSSAGGKTEVLVAAHAVPAGHVLTGEDLRATGVAGDVRAIAATDLSTVVGRTSAVDLAAGQLLNRDMLTDIPVPGAGQALVGLALAPGRFPADGLQPGDQVQAIEVPTAAGAGADLGSPRLLALGEVYALRADGT; encoded by the coding sequence ATGAGCACGCAGATCACCGACGCACCGAGAGCGCCGCGCAACGGCACCTCGCACGGATCCGGGGACGATCCAGGCCGTCTGGTCGGGTCTCGACCGCTGCCGACCCGGGCCCGTCGCCCTGGGCTGATCGGGGCAGCCATCGCCCTCATCGTCGGGTTCGCCCTGACCGGCGCGCTGCTCGTCTCCAGTGCGGGCGGCAAGACCGAAGTCCTGGTCGCCGCCCACGCTGTGCCGGCCGGACACGTGCTGACCGGCGAGGACCTGCGCGCCACCGGGGTCGCCGGCGACGTGCGGGCGATCGCCGCGACCGACCTGTCCACGGTGGTCGGCCGTACCTCGGCGGTCGATCTGGCCGCGGGACAGCTGCTCAACCGCGACATGCTCACCGACATCCCCGTTCCCGGCGCCGGGCAGGCACTCGTGGGTCTGGCCCTGGCCCCCGGCCGGTTCCCTGCCGACGGACTGCAACCGGGAGACCAGGTGCAGGCGATCGAGGTACCCACCGCCGCCGGGGCGGGAGCAGATCTTGGCTCGCCCCGACTGCTTGCCCTCGGCGAGGTGTACGCGTTGCGTGCGGACGGCACTT
- a CDS encoding RGCVC family protein, whose product MITSVSASPATELCHCGHAEDEHDQIAARYCRATESAGLERGCTCPVGPDAPPWTYNRS is encoded by the coding sequence ATGATCACCTCGGTGAGCGCGTCCCCGGCGACCGAGCTGTGCCACTGCGGTCACGCCGAGGACGAGCACGACCAGATCGCGGCTCGCTACTGCCGCGCGACGGAGTCTGCGGGCTTGGAGCGTGGCTGCACCTGCCCGGTGGGTCCGGACGCGCCCCCGTGGACCTACAACCGGTCCTGA
- a CDS encoding multicopper oxidase family protein, whose product MAAAPVEIDLAGTVVSTWAYNGMVPGPEIRLRRGEVVRARLTNALAEETTVHWHGVNLVNSMDGVPYVTQAPVGIGEEFAYEFTAPDAGSHMYHAHVGHQLDRGLYGPLIVESSEDEALAYDREFTLMIDDWRDGLAVTEPGTHGGDHGGTATGAPSGRGPTLRFNFGQSMPSADPSATPADDLEADAPAEAGANPGERLGGRVYPMFLINGRPAADPPTLDVRSGERIRLRLMNIAADTGFVVAIEGHAMTITHTDGAPVEPVTVDAVRLGMGERYDVLVTANNAGVWQLAAMPEAKRGFARAVVRYAEAAVSTPPPVDLRPAELTGRQADYDELIYAGSRSRPTGEPDRVHDLTLSSNSRINGQRYPDAEPLEVAAGELVRIRLTNTATLAHPMHLHGHPFWVVTAGANGPLKDTALVGPNGGVASFDFVADNSGTWMFHCHNHYHMENGMARLFDYA is encoded by the coding sequence TTGGCGGCGGCCCCGGTCGAGATCGACCTGGCAGGGACCGTGGTCAGCACGTGGGCCTACAACGGCATGGTGCCGGGGCCGGAGATCCGCCTCCGGCGCGGCGAGGTGGTGCGCGCGCGGCTGACCAACGCGCTGGCGGAGGAGACCACCGTTCACTGGCACGGGGTGAACCTGGTGAACAGCATGGATGGGGTGCCGTATGTCACCCAGGCGCCGGTGGGCATCGGGGAAGAGTTCGCCTACGAGTTCACAGCGCCGGACGCCGGCTCGCACATGTATCACGCACACGTCGGACACCAGCTCGACCGTGGCCTCTACGGGCCGCTGATCGTCGAGTCCAGCGAGGATGAGGCCCTCGCCTACGACCGCGAGTTCACGCTGATGATCGACGACTGGCGAGACGGGCTCGCCGTAACCGAGCCCGGGACGCACGGCGGCGACCACGGCGGCACTGCGACGGGTGCGCCGTCCGGGCGTGGTCCTACGCTGCGCTTCAACTTCGGTCAGAGCATGCCGTCCGCGGACCCGAGCGCGACGCCGGCGGACGACCTGGAGGCGGACGCCCCCGCGGAGGCCGGAGCGAATCCTGGGGAGCGGCTGGGCGGACGGGTGTATCCGATGTTCCTGATCAACGGCCGGCCCGCCGCCGACCCTCCGACTCTGGACGTGCGCTCCGGCGAGCGGATCCGGCTGCGCCTGATGAATATCGCCGCGGACACCGGCTTCGTGGTCGCGATCGAAGGTCACGCGATGACGATCACGCACACCGACGGCGCTCCGGTCGAGCCGGTGACCGTCGACGCGGTGCGCCTTGGCATGGGCGAGCGCTATGACGTCCTGGTGACCGCCAACAATGCCGGCGTGTGGCAGCTGGCCGCGATGCCGGAGGCCAAGAGGGGGTTCGCCCGCGCCGTAGTGCGGTACGCGGAAGCCGCAGTCAGCACACCGCCCCCGGTGGACCTGCGCCCGGCCGAGTTGACCGGACGCCAAGCCGATTACGACGAGCTCATCTACGCCGGATCCCGCTCCCGGCCGACCGGCGAGCCGGACCGCGTGCACGACCTGACGCTGTCCTCGAACAGCAGGATCAACGGCCAGCGGTACCCGGACGCGGAACCCCTCGAGGTCGCGGCCGGGGAGCTGGTGCGGATCCGGCTTACGAACACCGCGACGCTCGCCCACCCGATGCACCTGCACGGCCACCCGTTCTGGGTGGTCACGGCCGGCGCGAATGGGCCGTTGAAGGACACGGCCCTGGTGGGTCCGAACGGCGGGGTGGCGAGTTTCGATTTTGTCGCGGACAACAGCGGAACCTGGATGTTCCACTGCCACAACCACTACCACATGGAAAACGGCATGGCTCGCCTGTTCGACTACGCCTGA